One segment of Nothobranchius furzeri strain GRZ-AD chromosome 13, NfurGRZ-RIMD1, whole genome shotgun sequence DNA contains the following:
- the ccdc92ba gene encoding coiled-coil domain-containing 92B yields MGEKRSISHQIQSVQRSTVFLRQEHLTMLHGLHMEILSLQKRCSELTNELKVKPPGKTEIELQEEEEILEARCRELENRLSEQGCTLGELRKEMGYKGSLVGALRANLKEKERHFLEELKRRSHCSTVLNTELQKQTEAAAYLSFQLHAARQKLHQQRMQQRQGLLSRANNQGVQHGAEQNIPLSGASPSSPVVKPKRKSIRASSRVDRTRECVPIEKVTGPAEPTAMPDPALFLHPRRHRARSRLTVAQRPPPLGQDEEDGGGEGPVVDHDGGARLMTSAAAAAAASPAAQMKAE; encoded by the exons ATGGGTGAGAAGAGGAGCATCTCTCATCAGATCCAGAGTGTGCAGAGGAGCACGGTGTTCCTCAGGCAGGAGCACCTCACCATGCTCCATGGCCTCCACATGGAGATCCTCTCCCTGCAGAAACGATGCTCAG aACTGACCAATGAGCTAAAGGTAAAACCTCCAGGCAAGACTGAGATCG AAttacaggaggaagaggagattCTGGAAGCCCGCTGTCGGGAGTTGGAAAACCGTCTGTCGGAGCAGGGGTGCACTCTAGGAGAACTTCGAAAGGAGATGGGCTACAAAGGGTCTTTGGTAGGAGCCCTCAGAGCCAACCTCAAGGAAAAAGAGCGTCATTTTCTAGAGGAGCTTAAACGCCGTAGCCACTGTTCAACTGTCCTCAACACGGAGCTGCAGAAGCAGACAGAGGCAGCAGCGTACCTCTCCTTCCAGCTGCATGCTGCCAGGCAGAAGCTTCACCAGCAGCGGATGCAGCAGAGGCAGGGACTCCTCAGCAGAGCCAACAATCAGGGGGTCCAGCATGGAGCAGAGCAGAACATTCCACTCTCAGGAGCCTCTCCTTCCTCTCCTGTGGTCAAACCCAAGCGTAAGAGCATTAGGGCATCTTCCAGAGTGGACCGCACTAGAGAGTGTGTCCCCATAGAGAAGGTGACGGGCCCGGCAGAACCCACAGCCATGCCGGACCCCGCGCTCTTCCTCCATCCTCGCAGGCACAGAGCCCGATCCAGGCTCACTGTGGCACAGAGGCCACCTCCTCTGGGTCAGGATgaggaggatggaggaggagagggtCCAGTGGTGGACCATGATGGAGGAGCCAGACTGATGACTTcagccgctgctgctgctgcagcgtccCCTGCTGCTCAGATGAAGGCAGAATAG